A part of Vicia villosa cultivar HV-30 ecotype Madison, WI unplaced genomic scaffold, Vvil1.0 ctg.000643F_1_1, whole genome shotgun sequence genomic DNA contains:
- the LOC131630107 gene encoding phenolic glucoside malonyltransferase 1-like, protein MAQQQESFKVIEVCNIEPFHEPSQSPTSLPLTFFDLLWLRFPPVQRLFFYELTNSTTFFYDTLLPNLKNSLSLTLQLFLPLSGHIVWPIDSSKPIINYVRGDSVSFTVVESKESFEDLSSNHCEASKRYHLIPLLNISHEKASLISIQVTLFPNKGFCIGITTHHAAFDGKSSTNFMKSWSYITCSNPNLENLTPCFDRSVIEDHYNGISEAYADALMNHYGPNNKSLKVWEFPGSLKNDAVKSLFELSPSNIQKLKNHAKSEMKTNVINLSTFSVTCAFVISSLAKAEKPKDEKVNFIFSVDCRTRLEPSISSMYFGNCIAGQRIEFETKKLIGKDGFLSALEGINEGLNKVKTGVMDGAENWLHDMLIPKESFKLYSTGGSPRFEVYDIDFGFGKPKKVDMASTDKTGAFSLSESKNHNGGIEIGLALNKIEMDAFSTLFVQGLESI, encoded by the coding sequence ATGGCACAACAACAAGAATCATTCAAAGTTATTGAAGTTTGCAATATTGAACCATTTCACGAACCTTCTCAGTCACCAACCTCGCTTCCTTTAACTTTCTTTGATCTTTTATGGTTAAGATTTCCACCAGTTCAACGTCTCTTCTTCTATGAACTCACCAACTCAACCACTTTTTTCTATGATACTCTTCTTCCAAATCTCAAAAACTCTCTTTCACTCACACTTCAACTTTTTCTCCCTCTTTCTGGCCACATAGTTTGGCCTATTGATTCATCAAAACCAATCATTAACTATGTTCGCGGTGATTCGGTTTCCTTTACAGTTGTCGAGTCCAAAGAAAGTTTCGAAGATCTTTCTTCAAATCATTGTGAAGCTTCAAAGAGATATCACTTGATACCTCTTTTGAACATATCACATGAAAAAGCTTCTTTGATTTCAATTCAAGTCACTTTGTTTCCGAACAAAGGTTTTTGCATTGGAATAACCACACACCATGCTGCTTTTGATGGAAAATCTTCAACCAATTTTATGAAATCATGGTCTTATATTACATGTTCTAACCCTAACCTTGAGAATCTAACACCTTGTTTTGATAGATCAGTGATAGAAGATCATTATAATGGAATCAGTGAAGCATATGCTGATGCTTTGATGAATCATTATGGACCAAATAATAAAAGTCTCAAGGTTTGGGAATTTCCTGGTAGTTTGAAAAATGATGCAGTTAAAAGTTTATTTGAATTGTCACCTTCAAATATTCAAAAGCTTAAGAACCATGCAAAAAGCGAGATGAAAACAAATGTTATAAATCTGTCAACTTTTTCAGTTACATGTGCTTTTGTGATATCAAGTTTAGCAAAAGCAGAAAAACCAAAGGATGAAAAAGTGAATTTCATATTTAGTGTGGATTGTAGAACAAGATTAGAACCTTCAATTTCTTCTATGTATTTTGGAAATTGTATTGCAGGACAAAGGATTGAGTTTGAGACAAAGAAGTTAATTggaaaagatggatttttaaGTGCTTTAGAAGGGATTAATGAAGGTTTGAATAAGGTGAAAACTGGAGTAATGGATGGAGCTGAAAATTGGTTGCATGATATGTTAATTCCTAAGGAGAGTTTTAAACTCTATTCTACCGGTGGATCACCAAGGTTTGAAGTTTATGATATTGATTTTGGATTTGGAAAGCCAAAGAAAGTTGACATGGCTTCAACAGATAAAACAGGTGCATTTTCTCTTAGTGAGAGTAAGAATCATAATGGTGGAATTGAGATTGGTTTGGCTTTGAACAAGATTGAGATGGATGCTTTTTCAACCCTTTTTGTTCAAGGTCTTGAATCTATTTAA
- the LOC131630085 gene encoding protein MAIN-LIKE 1-like — MGFPVLFVFLPVRRRGGAIDGMRQRGRQRREADGEGQQGAAPKVGPQHPAFPGGPTDTSLLVRYQRHVACHLWLVEERRPKPTLKVVAHGSKLIGWVPAMLPREMENWLVASGLSSLQHTSLSRVDTHLLSAFVERWNPETSSFHMPFGEMTITLDDVSCLLHVPIRGQLVDPDVVVTDYDAIHLAVELLGVSLSDAATEASAVRGPYYKLDWLKQVFEQQRAANNFTGAMRAYMMLLLGCTILADKTFTLVEAKYLPLLRDLDTCGSYCWGAAALVTLYRYLGDASFYSCKQLGGYASLLQCWIHEYFPTVGKRGTSGLFGIDSPMARAMKWEYRQGTQKVADIRAVLDQLTPHDIAWRPFEDHRVHRPFDDICLYRGGLKWFGTVVLYLPDRCLRQFGYRQYIPTAPPNVDTLDVDVEWATYRQSVLQVTRSHDDPPAAFATIPYETDDDYLAWYYTVSHPILRAPRGDQPMEVPVPVYDEGPSDPRLSYISHELHHYLQRHQAVPEDEQFLEIFRALRLAQGGPLPREGPITYDHESD, encoded by the exons ATGGGGTTTCCGGTTCTGTTTGTTTTCTTAC cgGTTCGAAGAAGAGGAGGTGCGATCGACGGAATGCGTCAAAGAGGAAGACAACGTCGAGAGGCTGATGGCGAGGGACAGCAGGGAGCTGCTCCTAAGGTTGGTCCGCAGCATCCGGCATTTCCCGGAGGACCTACTGATACATCATTATTGGTTAGATATCAGAGGCACGTTGCATGTCATTTATGGTTGGTCGAG GAGAGACGACCAAAGCCGACCTTAAAGGTTGTTGCACATGGAAGCAAATTAATAGGATGGGTTCCGGCAATGCTCCCAAGGGAGATGGAAAATTGGTTAGTTGCATCTGGCCTTTCATCTTTGCAGCATACTAGTTTGTCGAGGGTAGATACGCATCTATTATCTGCTTTTGTTGAGAGATGGAATCCTGAAACATCGTCATTTCATATGCCGTTCGGCGAGATGACCATCACGCTAGACGATGTTTCTTGTCTTCTTCATGTACCGATTAGGGGCCAGTTGGTTGACCCCGATGTTGTTGTCACCGATTATGATGCTATCCATCTAGCTGTTGAGTTGCTTGGTGTCTCGCTGAGTGATGCAGCTACAGAGGCTTCTGCTGTAAGGGGTCCTTACTATAAATTGGATTGGTTGAAGCAAGTTTTTGAGCAACAAAGAGCTGCGAATAACTTTACAGGCGCTATGAGAGCATACATGATGTTGCTATTAGGTTGTACCATTCTTGCCGACAAGACTTTTACTCTTGTCGAGGCAAAATATCTTCCACTTTTGAGAGATTTGGATACTTGTGGAAGCTATTGCTGGGGGGCAGCTGCACTGGTTACTCTGTACAGATACTTAGGGGATGCCTCATTTTATTCATGCAAGCAGCTTGGCGGTTATGCCTCTCTTCTTCAG TGTTGGATTCATGAGTACTTTCCAACTGTTGGAAAGAGAGGTACTTCTGGGTTATTTGGCATTGATAGTCCGATGGCTAGGGCGATGAAATGGGAATATAGGCAGGGGACGCAAAAAGTGGCTGACATCCGAGCTGTGTTAGATCAGTTGACTCCTCACGATATTGCCTGGCGCCCTTTTGAGGATCATCGGGTGCACCGTCCTTTTGATGATATCTGTTTGTATCGGGGTGGTTTGAAGTGGTTTGGTACTGTAGTTCTATATTTACCTGACAGATGCTTGCGTCAGTTTGGATACAGACAGTACATACCGACTGCTCCTCCTAATGTAGACACACTTGATGTGGATGTTGAGTGGGCTACATATAGGCAGAGTGTGTTGCAGGTGACCCGATCCCACGATGATCCCCCAGCTGCGTTTGCCACCATACCATATGAGACAGACGATGATTATTTGGCGTGGTATTATACGGTGTCACATCCTATATTGAGAGCACCAAGAGGTGATCAGCCGATGGAGGTACCAGTGCCTGTCTATGACGAAGGACCGTCAGACCCGAGATTATCATATATATCTCATGAGCTTCATCATTACTTACAGCGTCATCAGGCTGTTCCTGAAGACGAACAGTTTCTTGAGATATTTAGAGCACTCAGACTTGCACAGGGCGGACCATTACCTAGGGAAGGTCCAATTACTTATGACCATGAGTCTGATTGA